A stretch of the Nakaseomyces glabratus chromosome L, complete sequence genome encodes the following:
- the RPN6 gene encoding proteasome regulatory particle lid subunit RPN6 (CAGL0L07238g~Ortholog(s) have structural molecule activity, role in proteasome assembly, ubiquitin-dependent protein catabolic process and nucleus, proteasome regulatory particle, lid subcomplex, proteasome storage granule localization), with product MISLERAKELVEQKQYAEAEQVYLGILNQEVPMDEKKKDEREKAILAMGDMYVEQGDKAKLREFIPHSTEYMMQFAKSKTAKVLKTLIEKFSLVPNSLEDQIYVCKQSIDFAKREKRVFLKHSLEIKLATLHYETKEYKDSLALIENLLREFKKLDDKPSLVDVHLLESKVYHKLRNLAKSKAALTASRTAANSIYCPTVTVAELDLMSGILHCEDKDYKTAYSYFFESFESFHNLSTSNSYDKACQVLKYMLLSKIMLNLIDDVKSILNAKYTKETYQSRGIDAMRAVAEAYNNRSLHEFNTALKQYRTELMSDELTRSHFNALYDTLLESNLCKIIEPFECVEIAHISKMIGLDAQHVEGKLSQMILDKVFSGVLDQGNGWLYIYDTPHQDATYDSALELVGQLNKVVDQLFDKASVLY from the coding sequence ATGATATCACTGGAGAGAGCCAAGGAGCTTGTGGAACAGAAGCAGTATGCAGAAGCAGAGCAGGTTTACCTGGGTATATTGAACCAGGAGGTTCCTATGgatgagaagaagaaggatgAGCGTGAGAAGGCTATCCTTGCGATGGGCGATATGTACGTTGAACAAGGCGACAAGGCCAAGCTAAGGGAATTCATACCACATTCGACGGAGTATATGATGCAGTTTGCTAAGTCCAAGACTGCAAAAGTGTTGAAGACCCTGATCGAGAAGTTTAGTCTAGTTCCTAATTCCTTAGAGGACCAGATATACGTTTGTAAGCAAAGCATTGACTTTGCCAAGAGAGAGAAGAGGGTTTTCTTGAAGCACTCTTTGGAGATCAAGTTGGCTACTTTACATTACGAGACAAAAGAATACAAGGATTCCCTAGCGTTGATTGAAAACTTATTGAGagaattcaagaaattggaTGACAAGCCTTCCCTTGTTGATGTACACCTGTTGGAAAGCAAAGTTTATCATAAACTGAGGAACTTGGCGAAATCTAAAGCGGCTCTGACTGCTTCGAGGACAGCTGCCAACTCAATTTACTGCCCAACTGTTACTGTTGCTGAGCTGGATCTGATGAGTGGTATCCTGCACTGTGAAGATAAGGACTATAAAACCGCATACTCCTACTTCTTTGAAAGTTTTGAGAGTTTCCACAACCTCTCCACAAGCAACTCCTACGACAAAGCCTGCCAGGTGCTAAAATACATGTTACTATCAAAGATCATGCTCAATCTAATAGACGATGTAAAGAGTATTTTAAATGCCAAGTACACAAAAGAGACATACCAGTCAAGAGGTATCGATGCTATGCGTGCTGTTGCAGAAGCATACAACAACAGGTCTTTGCACGAATTTAATACAGCGCTAAAGCAATATAGAACGGAGTTGATGAGCGACGAATTGACCAGATCTCATTTCAATGCTTTATACGATACGTTACTGGAATCCAACCTGTGTAAAATAATCGAACCATTTGAATGTGTTGAAATCGCTCATATTTCCAAGATGATAGGACTGGATGCCCAACATGTAGAAGGGAAACTATCTCAAATGATTCTAGATAAGGTATTTTCCGGTGTCTTAGACCAAGGTAATGGTTggctatatatatatgacaCTCCACACCAGGATGCAACATATGATTCCGCTTTAGAATTAGTTGGCCAACTAAATAAGGTTGTTGATCAACTTTTCGACAAAGCGAGCGTCCTTTATTGA
- the SNU23 gene encoding U4/U6-U5 snRNP complex subunit SNU23 (CAGL0L07260g~Ortholog(s) have role in mRNA splicing, via spliceosome and U4/U6 x U5 tri-snRNP complex localization) has protein sequence MSNFGRRTWDRDEYDTVPELSHLQSLKDTLSDVQLEQLKKKYTNYDMLLKRSMSGLNKRVLATNVSSFKKGQQYGFYCELCNITLKDSLQYVDHLNHKSHELKFEALFEEPLITETRDNDDIPIEEFNLLYKEKIRSFVKANRVVAIPNEDDTSRRKKKRNNKTNISNNDNNDDDTIKKVMGFSNFE, from the coding sequence ATGTCAAATTTTGGTAGGAGAACATGGGACCGAGATGAGTATGATACTGTCCCTGAACTATCGCACCTACAAAGTCTAAAAGATACTCTTTCCGATGTCCAATTggaacaattgaagaagaaatatacAAACTATGACATGCTTCTGAAGCGATCTATGTCAGGCCTTAATAAACGTGTATTAGCTACAAACGTGTCATCATTCAAAAAAGGTCAACAATACGGATTCTATTGCGAGTTATGTAATATAACGCTAAAAGATAGTTTACAGTACGTTGACCATTTGAACCACAAGAGTCACGAATTGAAGTTTGAGGCTTTATTTGAAGAGCCATTAATTACAGAGACCAGAGATAACGATGATATTCCAATTGAAGAGTTCAACTTATTGTATAAGGAGAAAATACGATCATTTGTGAAGGCTAATAGAGTCGTTGCAATACccaatgaagatgacacTTCAaggagaaagaagaagaggaacaaTAAAACCAATATTAGtaataatgataataatgatgatgacacGATCAAAAAAGTAATGGggttttcaaattttgagTGA
- the BUG1 gene encoding Bug1p (CAGL0L07282g~Ortholog(s) have role in ER to Golgi vesicle-mediated transport, protein secretion and cis-Golgi network, cytoplasm localization), with product MSDTEEDKRAKQLEEARKRVEELKNKKNKKKNKKKKNKDKEGDDKAAAVEANDSANEITEATETADSTEALEVPDSKEATPAEEVKQTEDEEIETKDDDLQEESVVADTKEESIPTEEAKVVDEAQKTIEDVEELTREVETKLQGDINEKKAAEEEYTDKKEEPKAQDGLDDMFGNDDNSNDFISTINKEKEADEISELKKEIEKLIAENKTLKFANIDHETVIEELQEENAKYKEMLELTQNDLQQVKNELLQTQVKLNEVSQNNNKPVNASPTLQFAKFNSNSETSNYAPSNSTGQTPKLNTYGIAQTQTVDRAMLQKWRNWNIDMTTWRSIGSGPIVEF from the coding sequence ATGTCTGatacagaagaagataagaGGGCTAAGCAGTTGGAAGAGGCTAGGAAGAGGGTTGAGGAGTTAAAGAataagaagaacaagaagaagaacaagaagaagaagaataaggACAAAGAAGGAGATGACAAAGCAGCTGCTGTAGAAGCTAATGATAGCGCAAACGAAATTACAGAGGCGACAGAGACTGCTGACAGCACGGAAGCTTTAGAAGTTCCTGATTCCAAAGAAGCCACCCCTGCAGAGGAAGTTAAACAGACCGAAGATGAGGAAATAGAAACTAAAGATGATGatcttcaagaagaatCTGTTGTGGCTGATACTAAAGAGGAATCAATTCCGACAGAAGAAGCTAAAGTTGTGGATGAAGCCCAAAAGACTATTGAAGACGTAGAAGAGCTGACAAGAGAAGTTGAAACAAAACTGCAAGGTGATATTAACGAAAAAAAGGCGGCTGAAGAGGAATACACTgataagaaagaagaacCAAAGGCTCAAGATGGTCTAGATGACATGTTTggtaatgatgataatagtAACGATTTCATTTCGACTATAAATAAGGAAAAGGAAGCCGATGAGATATcagaattgaagaaagagataGAAAAGCTTATCGCTGAGAACAAGACTTTGAAGTTTGCCAATATAGATCATGAAACTGTAATTGAGGAATTGCAAGAGGAAAATGccaaatataaagaaatgTTGGAACTGACTCAAAACGATCTTCAGCAGGTAAAGAACGAACTTCTACAAACACAAGTTAAACTCAATGAAGTCTCgcaaaataacaataagCCGGTCAATGCCTCACCAACTTTACAATTTGCAAAATTCAATTCAAACTCTGAGACAAGTAATTATGCGCCTTCTAACTCAACAGGACAGACACCAAAACTTAATACATATGGAATTGCTCAAACACAAACAGTGGATAGGGCAATGTTGCAGAAATGGAGGAACTGGAATATAGATATGACGACATGGAGAAGCATTGGGTCCGGACCTATAGTAGAATTTTGA
- a CDS encoding uncharacterized protein (CAGL0L07216g~Ortholog(s) have dolichyl-phosphate-mannose-protein mannosyltransferase activity): MSDKKAEKQLQPVSTADSLLCMDVDPVPEVKINKGPLRPYIDFEGDYDTAKLRTVKTLKEKLMVAILLIITAFVRLYKLSWPSSVVFDEVHFGGFASKYIKGDFFMDVHPPLAKMLFAGVGALAGYTGDFSFKPIGEEYPDTVPFYTMRLFSASLGVFTVLMLYLTLRASGVRLGVAYLFALVFAFENSFVTISRYILLDAPLICFIAAAVYSYKKSELYPTNSFRALKSLLATGIALGLASSSKWVGLFTVAWVGLLCVWKLWFMIGDLNKSPCTIVKAAIGKLVLLLGVPILLYVAFFYVHFQALIHDGSGSSFFPSEFRATLEGNQIPSDVVYDVGVGSIVTLKHLSTEGGYLHSHSHAYPTGSEQQQITLYPFLDDNNKWVIERSHLPGASLKDFIGLKNGESISLLHLATGVRLHSHDHKPPVSESADWQKEVSGYGYLGFTGDINDHWTIEIDQSSSKPGIAQHEVRAIDTKFKLRHATGCYLFSHEVKLPKWGFDQQEVTCATQGKPELLLWYIEGSENPQLPENTPRISYKPMNFIEKFIENHKKMWKINKGLTGTHYYESLAYEWPLMRRGIGYWGEHHRKIYLLGNAVTWWAVSAFILVYAAILAFEAGSFLVGKPILQDKNVINFHVQVLHYLLGFAIHYVPFFLMGRQLFLHHYLPAYYFGILALAHAFDIIITFVCKNRKQAAYALLILFTAASIYFFHAHSPIAYGTDWTKDVCRNSRWVSTWDYDCENYFNDLSEYANYTYVPKITTDEATTDVQNVVPAAEPEQQEKKAVVSDVNGAASPHKREKVEKNEAERMLDDLSNKKFLDGNGNELSPEQVKKLLEKEGIENLKIEKEVNHVRKRVA, from the coding sequence ATGTCGGACAAAAAAGCGGAGAAACAGCTCCAACCTGTGAGCACAGCGGATTCTCTTCTCTGCATGGATGTTGACCCTGTGCCCGAAGTAAAGATTAACAAAGGCCCTTTGAGACCATACATTGACTTCGAAGGTGACTATGATACCGCTAAATTACGTACGGTTAAGACACTGAAGGAAAAATTAATGGTTGCTATTTTACTAATCATAACCGCCTTTGTCAGGCTTTATAAGTTGTCATGGCCAAGCAGTGTTGTATTTGATGAAGTCCATTTTGGTGGATTTGCATCTAAGTATATTAAAGGTGACTTCTTCATGGATGTGCATCCACCTCTGGCGAAGATGTTGTTTGCTGGTGTAGGTGCATTGGCAGGTTACACCGGTGATTTCAGCTTCAAGCCAATTGGTGAAGAATATCCAGATACTGTTCCATTTTACACCATGAGATTATTCTCCGCCTCTCTTGGTGTTTTTACAGTCTTGATGCTTTACTTAACTTTGCGTGCCTCTGGTGTCAGATTGGGTGTAGCTTATTTGTTTGCTTTGGTTTTTGCATTTGAAAACTCATTTGTAACTATCTCACGTTACATCCTATTGGATGCACCATTGATTTGTTTCATTGCTGCAGCTGTGTATTCATACAAGAAATCTGAATTATACCCAACTAACTCATTTAGGGCTTTGAAATCATTGTTAGCAACCGGTATTGCTCTGGGTTTGGCCAGTTCCTCAAAATGGGTTGGTCTATTCACAGTTGCTTGGGTTGGTCTTCTATGCGTTTGGAAGTTGTGGTTTATGATCGGAGATTTGAATAAGTCACCATGTACAATTGTCAAGGCTGCGATTGGTAAATTAGTCCTTCTATTAGGTGTTCCAATCTTGTTATACGTTGCTTTCTTCTATGTTCATTTCCAAGCCCTTATCCATGATGGCTCTGGTTCTAGTTTCTTCCCATCTGAGTTCAGAGCTACATTAGAAGGTAATCAAATTCCAAGCGATGTAGTTTATGATGTAGGCGTTGGTTCAATTGTAACATTGAAACACTTGAGCACTGAGGGTGGTTATCTACATTCTCATAGTCATGCGTACCCAACTGGATCTGAACAACAGCAAATCACTCTATATCCATTCTTGGATGATAACAACAAGTGGGTCATTGAAAGAAGTCATCTTCCAGGTGCTAGTTTGAAAGATTTTATTGGTTTGAAGAATGGTGAATCTATTTCCCTGCTGCATTTGGCTACTGGGGTAAGATTACACTCTCATGATCACAAGCCACCAGTATCTGAAAGTGCTGACTGGCAAAAGGAAGTTTCGGGTTATGGTTACCTTGGTTTCACTGGTGATATCAATGATCACTGGACTATCGAGATTGACCAAAGTTCTTCTAAGCCTGGTATTGCCCAACATGAAGTTAGAGCTATTGACACCAAATTCAAGTTGAGACACGCCACTGGCTGTTATTTGTTCTCTCACGAAGTTAAGCTTCCAAAGTGGGGTTTTGATCAACAGGAAGTTACTTGTGCCACTCAAGGTAAGCCTGAATTGCTTCTGTGGTACATTGAAGGAAGTGAAAACCCACAATTGCCTGAAAATACCCCTCGTATTTCATACAAGCCAATGAACTTCATTGAAAAGTTCATTGAAAATCACAAGAAGATGTGGAAGATTAATAAAGGTCTAACTGGTACTCATTACTATGAATCCCTTGCTTATGAATGGCCTTTGATGAGACGTGGTATTGGTTACTGGGGTGAGCATCACAGAAAGATTTACCTTTTAGGTAATGCTGTTACATGGTGGGCTGTTAGTGCTTTCATATTGGTATACGCTGCTATTCTTGCATTCGAAGCTGGATCATTCTTGGTCGGAAAACCAATTCTACAAGATAAGAATGTTATTAACTTCCATGTTCAGGTATTACACTATTTGCTGGGTTTTGCAATTCATTACGTACCATTCTTCTTGATGGGTCGTCAATTGTTCTTGCACCATTACCTTCCAGCTTATTACTTTGGTATCTTAGCTTTGGCACATGCATTTGATATCATTATCACTTTTGTTTGcaaaaacagaaaacaGGCTGCTTATGCACTATTAATTCTATTTACTGCTGCTTCCATCTACTTTTTCCATGCTCATTCTCCAATTGCTTACGGTACTGACTGGACAAAGGATGTCTGTAGAAACTCAAGATGGGTATCTACTTGGGATTACGACTGTGAAAACTATTTCAATGACTTGAGTGAATATGCTAACTACACTTACGTTCCAAAGatcaccactgatgaaGCTACGACAGATGTCCAGAATGTTGTACCTGCTGCAGAACCAGAACAGCAGGAAAAGAAGGCTGTTGTCTCTGATGTCAACGGTGCTGCATCACCTCACAAACGTGAAAAAGTAGAAAAGAATGAAGCTGAAAGAATGCTAGATGATCTAAGTAATAAAAAGTTTTTGGATGGGAATGGTAATGAGTTGTCTCCGGAACAAGTTAAGAAACTGTTGGAAAAAGAAGGCATTGAAAACTTAAAAATCGAAAAGGAAGTCAATCATGTTCGCAAACGCGTAGCTTAG
- the GET3 gene encoding guanine nucleotide exchange factor GET3 (CAGL0L07304g~Ortholog(s) have ATPase activity, guanyl-nucleotide exchange factor activity, unfolded protein binding activity), with translation MDLTVEPNLKSLITSSTHKWIFVGGKGGVGKTTSSCSIAIQMALAQPHKKFLLISTDPAHNLSDAFGEKFDKDARKVTGMDNLSCMEIDPSAALKDMNDMAVSSAGENGNDDLGGLLQGGALADLTGSIPGIDEALSFMEVMKHIKKQEQGDGESFDTVIFDTAPTGHTLRFLQLPTTLSKLLDKFSEITGRLGPMLNSMMGSGNVDIAGKLNELKANVETIKEQFTDPDLTTFVCVCISEFLSLYETERLIQELISYDMDVNSIIVNQLLFAEFDQEHNCKRCQSRWKMQKKYLDQIDELYEDFHVVKMPLCAGEIRGLNNLKKFSQFLFKEYDPVADNTVIYELEEKN, from the coding sequence ATGGATTTGACTGTTGAACCAAATTTGAAGTCTCTGATTACTTCTTCTACTCACAAATGGATTTTCGTTGGTGGTAAAGGTGGTGTTGGTAAGACGACGTCTTCTTGTTCGATCGCCATTCAGATGGCTCTTGCTCAACCACACAAGAAGTTTCTGTTGATTTCTACTGACCCTGCGCATAACCTGAGTGATGCCTTCGGAGAGAAGTTCGACAAGGATGCCAGGAAAGTCACCGGTATGGACAACTTGTCCTGTATGGAGATTGATCCTTCTGCTGCATTGAAGGACATGAACGACATGGCTGTCTCCAGCGCAGGCGAAAACGGTAACGACGACTTGGGAGGACTGCTACAAGGTGGCGCTCTAGCCGACTTGACTGGTTCTATCCCAGGTATTGACGAAGCTCTATCATTTATGGAAGTTATGAAACACATTAAGAAGCAAGAACAAGGTGACGGTGAAAGTTTCGACACTGTTATCTTCGACACGGCTCCAACTGGTCACACACTGAGATTTTTGCAATTGCCAACAACTCTATCGAAACTACTGGACAAGTTTAGCGAGATCACTGGTAGACTAGGCCCTATGTTGAACTCCATGATGGGTTCAGGTAACGTTGACATTGCTGGCAAACTAAATGAGCTGAAAGCCAATGTTGAAACCATTAAAGAGCAATTCACCGACCCAGACCTAACCACTTTTGTCTGTGTCTGTATCAGTGAATTTTTATCCCTTTACGAAACTGAAAGATTAATCCAGGAACTTATCTCCTATGACATGGATGTTAACTCCATCATTGTAAACCAATTGTTATTTGCGGAGTTCGACCAAGAACATAACTGTAAGAGATGTCAATCGAGATGGAAAATGCAAAAGAAGTACCTTGACCAGATTGATGAGTTGTACGAGGATTTCCATGTTGTCAAAATGCCTCTATGTGCCGGTGAAATCAGAGGTCTAAAtaacttgaagaagttctCCCAATTTCTATTCAAGGAATACGACCCAGTCGCTGATAACACAGTCATCTACGAGctagaagaaaagaactga
- the DUN1 gene encoding serine/threonine protein kinase DUN1 (CAGL0L07326g~Ortholog(s) have protein serine/threonine kinase activity and role in DNA damage checkpoint, peptidyl-serine phosphorylation, peptidyl-threonine phosphorylation, regulation of circadian rhythm, replication fork protection) encodes MSLTIKRNNSVENEENSKRLKDATGERVYDVVATMVSLIPGKEQSYEIKDKSVTSVGRSRSCDIVLQEPDISTVHCEMYIVSMKLDNSERKLINIVDKSRNGTYINGNKLIKRDYVLKNGDRVVFGKRCSFLFKYASTTFEDLNEEDKASDISDENRKDESSIFKKPQFSFTSSQSQVRKFAKLKPLSFFDKYLLGKDLGSGHYAIVKEAKNKTTGETVAVKIFHPQQNDDQKKNKQFREETTILMKIHHPNIVNLLDSFVEPISKTQIQKYLVLEKIDDGELFDRIVKKTSLPQEESKAIFKQILTGLKYLHSQNIIHRDIKPENILLNIRRRQSPDERQLGPWDEDEIDIQVKIADFGLAKFTGEMQFTNTLCGTPSYVAPEVLVKKGYTSKVDLWSAGVILYVCLCGFPPFSDQLGPPSLKEQIMSAKYAFYSPYWDEIDDAALHLISNLLVLDPENRYDVDAAAAHPWLDSVSHLDVSHNLKRLQIDENRMPKTYSELSSLH; translated from the coding sequence ATGAGCCTGACTATAAAGAGGAATAACTCAGTCGAAAATGAGGAGAATTCGAAGCGGTTAAAAGATGCCACTGGAGAAAGGGTGTATGATGTAGTTGCCACCATGGTCAGTCTGATCCCTGGAAAGGAACAAAGCTATGAAATTAAAGATAAGTCAGTTACTTCTGTTGGTAGGAGTCGATCCTGTGACATAGTTCTACAGGAGCCTGATATCTCGACAGTTCATTGTGAAATGTATATTGTTAGCATGAAGCTAGATAACTCTGAGAGGAAACTGATAAATATAGTGGACAAGAGCAGAAACGGAACGTATATCAACGGCAATAAACTTATCAAAAGAGACTATGTTTTGAAGAACGGTGATAGAGTTGTGTTTGGCAAAAGATGTTCCTTTTTGTTCAAATATGCATCAACCACATTCGAAGACTTAAATGAGGAAGACAAGGCTTCTGATATAAGTGATGAAAATAGGAAAGATGAGAGTTCAATATTTAAGAAACCGCAATTTAGTTTTACTAGTAGTCAATCTCAGGTGCGAAAATTCGCAAAGTTAAAACCCCTGtcattttttgataaatactTGCTAGGCAAGGATTTAGGCTCAGGGCATTATGCAATTGTAAAAGAAgccaaaaacaaaactaCAGGGGAAACAGTGGCGGTAAAGATATTTCACCCTCAGCAGAATGAtgatcaaaagaaaaataaacagTTTAGAGAGGAAACTACTATACTAATGAAAATCCATCACCCCAATATAGTCAATCTATTAGACAGTTTCGTAGAGCCCATTAGCAAAACTCagattcaaaaatatttggtCTTGGAAAAGATCGATGATGGTGAACTATTTGATAGAATAGTCAAGAAAACCAGCCTACCACAGGAAGAATCGAAAGCTATATTCAAACAGATTTTAACAGGTCTAAAATACCTACACAGTCAAAATATCATTCACAGAGATATAAAACCAGAgaatattcttttgaacATAAGAAGACGCCAATCTCCAGATGAAAGACAATTAGGACCATGGGATGAGGACGAAATTGACATTCAGGTTAAGATAGCTGATTTTGGTTTAGCCAAATTTACTGGTGAAATGCAATTCACCAATACTTTATGTGGTACACCATCATATGTTGCTCCAGAAGTCCTAGTAAAAAAAGGTTACACTTCTAAGGTTGATTTATGGAGTGCCGGGGTAATCCTGTATGTTTGCTTATGCGGCTTCCCACCATTTAGTGATCAATTAGGCCCCCCTTCACTAAAAGAACAAATTATGAGCGCGAAATATGCTTTTTACTCCCCTTACTGggatgaaattgatgatgCAGCCCTtcatttgatttcaaaCTTACTTGTTCTGGACCCAGAAAATAGGTACGACGTCGATGCCGCAGCTGCACATCCTTGGTTAGATTCAGTATCTCATCTGGATGTCTCACACAATCTGAAGAGATTACAAATTGATGAGAATCGAATGCCGAAAACATACTCAGAACTCTCTTCACTTCACTAG